The Kitasatospora paranensis genome has a window encoding:
- a CDS encoding SDR family NAD(P)-dependent oxidoreductase — protein sequence MGDDAPQWRGTADRAAAPTVSAPAGPVPIASAAAVPHRPGARQPVVLVTGASSGIGAATAARLGAAGWHLLLSGTDHGRLGAVAARTGGHVLAQDLADPDGPERLADRALAAAGRVDAVVASAGLGWRGPFADMPPDLLDLMIDVNLAAPLRLVRRLLPGMLERGRGRIVLIGSMAGQVGVRDEAAYAATKAGLAMFAESLWYELRGSGVGVRLVLPGPVDTPFFARRGSPYQRERPRPVSAEQVAETVVATLTTGRDRLFVPQWLGMPARIHGAVPGLFRRLASRFG from the coding sequence ATGGGCGACGACGCGCCGCAGTGGAGGGGCACCGCCGATCGGGCGGCGGCCCCGACCGTGTCCGCCCCCGCCGGGCCGGTGCCGATCGCGTCCGCCGCGGCCGTGCCGCACCGGCCCGGCGCCCGGCAGCCCGTCGTCCTGGTCACCGGCGCCTCCTCCGGCATCGGCGCGGCGACCGCGGCCCGGCTGGGCGCGGCCGGCTGGCACCTCCTGCTGTCCGGCACCGACCACGGCCGCCTCGGCGCCGTGGCCGCCCGCACCGGCGGCCACGTCCTGGCACAGGACCTCGCCGACCCGGACGGCCCGGAGCGGCTCGCCGACCGCGCGCTGGCCGCGGCCGGCCGGGTCGACGCCGTGGTCGCCAGCGCCGGGCTCGGCTGGCGCGGGCCGTTCGCCGACATGCCGCCCGACCTCCTCGACCTGATGATCGACGTGAACCTTGCCGCACCGCTGCGCCTCGTCCGCCGACTGCTCCCCGGCATGCTGGAACGCGGCCGCGGGCGGATCGTCCTGATCGGCTCGATGGCCGGCCAGGTCGGCGTCCGCGACGAGGCCGCCTACGCCGCCACCAAGGCCGGGCTGGCGATGTTCGCGGAGAGCCTCTGGTACGAGCTGCGCGGCAGCGGCGTGGGTGTCCGGCTCGTCCTGCCCGGGCCGGTCGACACGCCGTTCTTCGCCCGCCGCGGCAGCCCGTACCAGCGGGAGCGCCCGCGGCCGGTCTCCGCCGAGCAGGTGGCCGAGACGGTCGTCGCCACCCTCACCACCGGCCGCGACCGGCTGTTCGTGCCGCAATGGCTCGGTATGCCGGCCCGGATCCACGGCGCCGTGCCGGGGCTCTTCCGGCGCCTGGCGTCCCGGTTCGGCTGA
- a CDS encoding DUF4265 domain-containing protein — protein MTHDPEAPVTVHVGLPAGHDASGQPVFEVLPARPLPSTHVRLLGSPGPVLGCAMGDVIRVGDDGGFEVVRHGGNLCVQAYRPGAFTPESYAPLGEAAEELDALVEAPRDLRFIVLTVGRAGGPAAVGRVMDAWAEGVDGAAWSFGNGESPA, from the coding sequence ATGACGCATGATCCCGAAGCGCCCGTCACCGTCCACGTCGGGCTCCCGGCCGGGCACGACGCGTCGGGGCAGCCGGTCTTCGAGGTCCTCCCCGCCCGTCCGTTGCCGTCGACCCACGTCCGGCTCCTGGGCAGTCCCGGCCCGGTTCTCGGCTGCGCCATGGGGGACGTGATCCGGGTGGGCGACGACGGAGGTTTCGAGGTCGTCCGGCATGGCGGGAACCTCTGCGTGCAGGCCTACCGGCCCGGCGCCTTCACCCCCGAGTCCTATGCCCCGCTCGGCGAGGCCGCCGAGGAGCTGGACGCCCTGGTGGAGGCTCCCAGGGACCTGCGCTTCATCGTGCTGACGGTGGGTCGTGCCGGCGGCCCGGCCGCGGTGGGGCGGGTCATGGACGCCTGGGCCGAGGGGGTCGACGGGGCCGCGTGGTCGTTCGGCAACGGCGAATCCCCGGCCTGA
- a CDS encoding polysaccharide deacetylase family protein — MVVLRAAGWACAAAAGAELLHLAPAAVRVAGVRRTAARRTAGYGDPGHLALTFDDGPDPRSTPYVLDALDALGVRATFFLLGSMLERSPLLGRELVARGHEAAVHGWYHRPQWYPTPGRDLRELRRAAEAVTDLCGARPTWYRPPYGVPTTGLALAAHRLGLRTVLWTAWGRDWTASATATSVYRTARPGLTGGATLLLHDSDCTSATGSWRATVGALP, encoded by the coding sequence ATGGTGGTGCTGCGCGCGGCGGGCTGGGCCTGCGCGGCCGCGGCCGGCGCCGAACTGCTGCACCTGGCGCCCGCGGCCGTCCGGGTGGCGGGCGTCCGGCGGACGGCCGCCCGGCGCACCGCGGGTTACGGCGACCCCGGCCACCTCGCCCTGACCTTCGACGACGGACCCGACCCGCGCAGCACCCCGTACGTCCTGGACGCGCTCGACGCGCTGGGCGTACGGGCCACCTTCTTCCTGCTCGGCTCGATGCTGGAGCGCTCCCCGCTGCTCGGCCGGGAGCTGGTCGCGCGCGGCCACGAGGCCGCCGTGCACGGTTGGTACCACCGCCCGCAGTGGTACCCGACGCCCGGCCGGGACCTGCGGGAACTGCGCCGGGCCGCCGAGGCCGTGACCGACCTGTGCGGTGCCCGGCCCACCTGGTACCGGCCGCCCTACGGGGTGCCGACCACCGGCCTCGCCCTCGCCGCGCACCGCCTCGGCCTGCGCACGGTGCTCTGGACGGCCTGGGGCCGGGACTGGACGGCCTCGGCCACCGCCACCTCGGTCTACCGCACCGCCCGCCCCGGCCTCACCGGCGGGGCGACCCTCCTGCTGCACGACTCCGACTGCACCTCCGCCACCGGCTCCTGGCGCGCCACCGTCGGCGCCCTCCCCTGA
- a CDS encoding MGDG synthase family glycosyltransferase — MPHALLVSGSLGQGHDVMALACADSLRAAGWTTTTVDAMALLGDRAGAAGEAVFRRLLDLPGVYDAFHFSALRPGARLALLADAAAQARLVPQLARLLDRDRPDLVVSVFATATSAVNRLREAHPGLRHLVLCTDVTPHRLWVQDGTDLFLVTSEVAACAVRRYRPRAPIAVVPAPLRAGFYRPPDRAAARASLGVPADAPCVLLMSGSWGLGPLARTAVELAEAGPHVLAVAGRNTVLENRLRTAGRHRPRLHPFGHTDRIPELMAAADLVVTSSGDTCSEARAIGRRLLLLDVVQGHGRDNLQHELELGHADVTSARPAEVVRNALAALERPSPAPSPGASPDAWRTGFTAALRRVGLEGVPAGA, encoded by the coding sequence GTCGATGCGATGGCCCTGCTCGGCGACCGCGCGGGAGCGGCCGGCGAGGCCGTCTTCCGGCGGCTGCTCGACCTGCCCGGGGTCTACGACGCCTTCCACTTCTCCGCGCTGCGGCCGGGGGCGCGGCTGGCCCTGCTCGCCGACGCGGCCGCGCAGGCCCGGCTCGTCCCGCAGCTGGCCCGGCTGCTCGACCGCGACCGCCCCGATCTGGTGGTCTCGGTCTTCGCCACCGCCACCTCGGCCGTGAACCGGCTGCGCGAGGCCCACCCGGGGCTGCGGCACCTGGTGCTCTGCACCGACGTCACCCCGCACCGGCTCTGGGTCCAGGACGGCACCGACCTGTTCCTGGTCACCTCGGAGGTCGCGGCGTGCGCGGTGCGGCGCTACCGGCCGCGGGCGCCGATCGCCGTGGTGCCGGCGCCGCTGCGGGCGGGCTTCTACCGGCCGCCCGACCGGGCGGCGGCCCGGGCCTCGCTCGGCGTGCCCGCCGACGCCCCGTGCGTGCTGCTGATGTCCGGCTCCTGGGGGCTGGGCCCGCTCGCGCGGACGGCCGTCGAACTGGCCGAAGCCGGGCCGCACGTGCTGGCCGTCGCCGGCCGGAACACCGTCCTGGAGAACCGGCTGCGGACGGCCGGGCGCCACCGGCCCCGGCTCCACCCGTTCGGCCACACCGACCGGATCCCCGAGCTCATGGCCGCCGCCGACCTGGTGGTGACCAGCTCCGGGGACACCTGCAGCGAGGCCCGGGCGATCGGGCGGCGCCTGCTGCTGCTGGACGTCGTCCAGGGACACGGCCGCGACAACCTCCAGCACGAACTCGAGCTCGGCCACGCCGACGTGACCTCCGCCCGCCCCGCCGAGGTCGTCCGCAACGCCCTCGCCGCCCTCGAACGGCCGTCCCCCGCACCGTCCCCGGGCGCCTCCCCGGACGCCTGGCGCACCGGCTTCACGGCCGCCCTGCGCCGGGTCGGCCTGGAAGGCGTCCCGGCCGGGGCATGA